One window of Leifsonia sp. AK011 genomic DNA carries:
- a CDS encoding transferase, with product MQKVYEDVESDAGEVTRYRKHGNGKGYVALKATAHATSEIVETAYVEPGAEIAAGVYIGAGSWIDRDAFVAAGAFIGSNVHIGRSASVGRSARIGSGSRIGDGVRVADGVRIPRDSVVQDDVLGEVARAA from the coding sequence ATGCAGAAGGTTTATGAGGATGTCGAGTCGGATGCGGGCGAGGTGACCCGCTACCGCAAGCACGGAAACGGGAAGGGCTACGTCGCGTTGAAGGCGACGGCTCATGCCACCTCCGAGATCGTGGAGACGGCGTACGTCGAGCCTGGCGCGGAGATCGCGGCAGGCGTCTACATCGGCGCCGGGAGCTGGATCGACCGTGACGCCTTCGTGGCGGCGGGTGCCTTCATCGGCAGCAACGTCCACATCGGTCGGTCGGCCTCGGTCGGGCGCTCGGCCCGTATCGGAAGCGGCAGCCGCATCGGTGATGGCGTTCGCGTCGCCGATGGTGTTCGCATCCCGCGGGACTCCGTCGTCCAGGACGACGTGCTCGGTGAGGTCGCCAGGGCCGCGTAG
- a CDS encoding CDP-alcohol phosphatidyltransferase family protein — MAESRPTSIAQLREVTQPPEVRLRANAEHWTASLYLRDISPYLTWLLLRTSISANGVTGLMILVGWATALSLLIPGIAGASLALVLGQLQMLVDCSDGEVARWRNTRSPAGVFLDKVGHYTTEALIAVVLGIRAAGWPLEFPGDFAWTTAGFALALIIVLNKALNDMVHVARANAGLEKLSDRKGEAEPSQALVAKLRRAARFVPFHRLYHSVELTILVFVAAIVGLFLPDPLAADRVLLLVLLPLAALALLGHFVAIVASKRVRA; from the coding sequence GTGGCCGAGTCCCGCCCCACGTCGATCGCGCAACTGCGAGAGGTGACCCAGCCCCCCGAGGTTCGGCTCAGGGCCAACGCCGAGCACTGGACGGCGTCGCTCTATCTCCGGGATATCTCTCCCTACCTCACGTGGCTCCTGCTGCGCACGAGCATCAGCGCCAACGGGGTTACGGGGCTCATGATCCTGGTCGGTTGGGCGACGGCCCTCTCGCTCCTGATCCCGGGGATCGCTGGGGCCTCGCTGGCTCTCGTGCTCGGGCAGCTCCAGATGCTCGTGGACTGCAGCGACGGGGAGGTCGCGCGATGGCGCAACACCCGGTCGCCTGCTGGGGTGTTCCTCGACAAGGTGGGTCACTACACGACCGAGGCACTCATCGCCGTCGTGCTCGGAATCCGGGCCGCCGGATGGCCGCTCGAGTTCCCCGGCGACTTCGCCTGGACGACTGCGGGCTTCGCACTCGCGCTCATCATCGTGCTCAACAAGGCGCTCAACGACATGGTTCACGTCGCGCGTGCCAACGCCGGACTCGAGAAACTCAGCGATCGCAAGGGTGAGGCCGAACCCAGCCAGGCCCTCGTGGCCAAGCTGAGGCGGGCGGCCCGGTTCGTCCCGTTCCACCGGCTCTACCACTCTGTCGAGCTTACGATCCTCGTCTTCGTCGCGGCGATCGTCGGACTCTTCCTTCCTGACCCGCTTGCCGCGGACAGGGTTCTGCTCCTGGTGCTCCTGCCCCTTGCGGCGCTCGCACTCCTTGGTCACTTCGTCGCGATCGTCGCGTCCAAGAGGGTTCGCGCGTGA
- a CDS encoding glycosyltransferase family 2 protein — MTAQSDALPGVSYVMPVLNEVDHIEAAVRSLTDQDYAGPSEIVLALGPSVDGTDEVIARLSQADHRIRAVRNEAGSTPSGLNVAIHASTHPIVIRVDAHSVLPKDYARVAVRTLLETGADNVGGIMKAVGRTPFEKAVAHAYGSPEGLGGTQHHVGGKAGPAETAYLGVFRRDRLIAVGLFDEGIKRGQDWELNRRLRAAGGTVWFTPELEVVYRPRSSLRRLIRQFVATGIWRGELARRFGSANSLRYFVPPLAVLAITVGLILAIVGLATGIPWLVLFAVIPATYALFVVGASAVAAREGLRTALWYLVVLPCIHFGWGTGFLLGFLGITKNIKQYTGR; from the coding sequence ATGACTGCGCAGTCTGATGCACTTCCCGGTGTGTCATACGTGATGCCGGTACTCAATGAGGTCGACCACATCGAAGCCGCAGTGCGAAGTCTGACGGACCAGGACTACGCCGGTCCTTCAGAGATAGTGCTGGCTCTCGGGCCGAGTGTCGACGGTACGGATGAGGTCATCGCGAGGCTCTCGCAGGCTGACCATCGCATCCGTGCCGTTCGCAATGAGGCGGGGTCGACACCGTCCGGCCTGAACGTCGCGATCCACGCCTCCACTCATCCGATCGTGATCCGTGTGGACGCACACTCCGTGCTTCCGAAGGACTACGCCAGAGTCGCCGTGCGCACGCTCCTCGAGACCGGCGCTGACAACGTCGGCGGGATCATGAAGGCCGTCGGCCGCACACCGTTCGAGAAGGCCGTCGCGCACGCGTACGGTTCCCCGGAGGGACTGGGTGGGACCCAGCACCACGTCGGAGGCAAGGCGGGCCCCGCGGAGACTGCCTACCTCGGCGTCTTCCGCCGTGACCGCCTCATCGCGGTCGGCCTGTTCGACGAGGGCATCAAACGTGGCCAGGATTGGGAACTCAACCGCAGGCTCCGCGCGGCCGGTGGCACGGTGTGGTTCACACCGGAGCTCGAAGTGGTCTATCGGCCGCGGTCATCGTTGCGACGTCTCATCCGCCAGTTCGTGGCGACCGGCATTTGGCGAGGCGAACTCGCGCGCAGGTTCGGGTCGGCCAATTCGCTCCGGTACTTCGTCCCGCCTCTGGCCGTTCTCGCCATCACTGTGGGGCTCATTCTCGCGATCGTCGGCCTCGCCACGGGGATCCCGTGGCTCGTCCTCTTCGCGGTGATCCCGGCGACGTATGCCCTCTTCGTGGTGGGGGCTTCCGCCGTTGCCGCACGTGAGGGGTTGCGCACCGCGCTCTGGTATCTCGTAGTGTTGCCCTGCATCCACTTCGGGTGGGGCACGGGATTCCTCCTCGGGTTCCTGGGCATCACGAAGAACATCAAGCAGTACACGGGAAGGTGA
- a CDS encoding CDP-glycerol glycerophosphotransferase family protein, producing the protein MPLLRDFRTARKVLRNILRSRRTRRQVAQEVARRPHPAPGTIKIALYFADAPVNLYQVRQWYAPLAEINPDWPVAIISRSPGSVLQLWKESPVPVVYLRQVADLEHFVHSQDIHIVFYVNQNARNFQMFRYGRMWHVFINHGESDKMYMTTNQFKAYDYSLVAGDAAVDRLSHRLWDFDLAKRAIPIGRPQADHFAGELPYTPDERTVVLYAPTWEGDRAAAAYGSIASHGVELVSALLATGRHRVIYRPHPRSGVLDAEYASANAAIIASIAAANAADPSAQHVFDNGPELGWQLVAADVAITDISAMVYDRLATGKPIIVTRPVSPSADIDEGGFLGSCDWLDAGEAGDIVAISDRVLTDEDARARLAFWAERHFGDTSPGAATARFREAIGHLMGEWDRHHAIHVGDREPSESDPFDDEEDDEALPTE; encoded by the coding sequence GTGCCGCTGCTGCGTGATTTCAGGACGGCGAGGAAGGTTCTTCGCAATATTCTCCGGTCCCGTCGGACCCGCCGACAGGTCGCCCAGGAGGTTGCCCGTCGGCCGCATCCCGCCCCCGGCACGATCAAGATCGCCCTCTACTTCGCGGACGCACCCGTGAACCTGTACCAGGTGCGGCAGTGGTACGCGCCCCTCGCCGAGATCAACCCTGATTGGCCCGTCGCGATCATCTCCCGCAGCCCGGGCTCGGTGCTCCAGCTGTGGAAGGAGTCGCCCGTTCCTGTGGTGTACCTGCGACAGGTGGCCGACCTCGAGCACTTCGTGCACAGCCAGGACATCCACATCGTCTTCTACGTCAACCAGAACGCCCGCAACTTCCAGATGTTCCGGTACGGCCGCATGTGGCACGTGTTCATCAACCACGGCGAGTCCGACAAGATGTACATGACCACGAACCAGTTCAAGGCCTATGACTACAGCCTCGTGGCGGGGGATGCCGCGGTCGATCGCCTCTCCCACCGACTCTGGGACTTCGACCTGGCCAAGCGCGCCATCCCGATCGGGCGGCCTCAGGCCGACCACTTCGCGGGGGAACTGCCTTACACGCCCGACGAGCGCACCGTCGTGCTCTACGCGCCCACCTGGGAGGGTGACCGCGCTGCCGCCGCCTACGGCTCCATCGCCTCGCACGGCGTCGAACTCGTCTCGGCACTTCTCGCAACGGGGCGACACAGGGTGATTTACCGCCCGCACCCACGCAGCGGGGTTCTCGATGCCGAGTACGCCTCGGCCAATGCCGCGATCATCGCGTCGATCGCGGCCGCCAATGCCGCCGACCCGTCAGCTCAGCACGTGTTCGACAACGGTCCAGAGCTCGGCTGGCAGCTCGTCGCCGCCGACGTGGCCATCACCGATATCTCGGCGATGGTCTACGACCGCCTCGCCACGGGAAAGCCGATCATCGTGACCCGTCCGGTCTCCCCGAGCGCCGATATCGATGAGGGCGGATTCCTCGGCTCGTGCGACTGGCTCGATGCCGGCGAGGCTGGCGACATCGTGGCGATCAGCGACAGGGTGCTCACCGACGAGGATGCCCGTGCCAGGCTCGCATTCTGGGCCGAGCGCCACTTCGGCGACACGTCGCCCGGTGCGGCAACCGCGCGATTCCGGGAGGCGATCGGCCACCTGATGGGGGAGTGGGACCGGCATCACGCCATCCACGTGGGGGACCGCGAACCCAGCGAGAGCGACCCGTTCGACGACGAGGAAGACGACGAGGCTCTTCCCACCGAGTGA
- a CDS encoding carbon-nitrogen hydrolase family protein — MACVSAVAVAQFAPGDDRRSNLDDISALATEAASRGATLVVFPEYSSWFSPEAGPRWVEAAEHLDGPFVERLASLAAELGVHIVAGMLEHSTADKVSNTVVAVAPSGDLVATYRKIHLYDAFGHRESDWVAAGPILPPETFEWDGFVVGLQTCYDLRFPESTRRLVDAGADLVAVPSEWVRGPLKEHHWRTLVTARALENTIYVVAADQAPPIGVGNSMVVDPMGVELVTVGEETGVAVAHVTTERIAAVRQVNPALQLRRL, encoded by the coding sequence GTGGCGTGCGTGAGTGCTGTCGCGGTGGCGCAGTTCGCTCCCGGCGACGACCGGCGATCGAACCTCGACGACATCTCGGCGCTGGCCACCGAAGCGGCCTCTCGCGGGGCGACGCTCGTGGTGTTCCCGGAATACTCGTCGTGGTTCTCGCCAGAGGCCGGGCCCCGGTGGGTGGAGGCAGCTGAGCACCTCGACGGCCCGTTCGTGGAGCGCCTGGCATCCCTCGCCGCTGAGCTCGGCGTGCACATCGTCGCGGGGATGCTCGAGCATTCGACGGCCGACAAGGTGTCGAACACCGTCGTGGCTGTCGCGCCGTCCGGCGACCTCGTGGCCACCTACCGCAAGATCCACCTCTACGACGCTTTCGGCCACCGGGAGTCCGACTGGGTCGCAGCTGGCCCGATCCTGCCGCCCGAGACGTTCGAGTGGGACGGCTTCGTGGTGGGTTTGCAGACCTGCTACGACCTGCGGTTCCCGGAGAGCACGCGCAGGCTCGTTGACGCCGGTGCGGATCTCGTCGCCGTGCCGTCGGAGTGGGTACGCGGGCCGCTGAAGGAGCACCACTGGCGCACGCTCGTGACCGCTCGCGCGCTCGAGAACACCATCTACGTGGTTGCTGCCGACCAGGCCCCTCCGATCGGTGTGGGCAACAGCATGGTGGTCGATCCGATGGGCGTCGAGCTCGTCACGGTCGGTGAGGAGACCGGGGTCGCCGTCGCGCACGTCACAACGGAGCGCATCGCGGCAGTCCGCCAGGTCAATCCGGCCCTGCAGCTCCGACGGCTCTAA
- a CDS encoding aminotransferase class I/II-fold pyridoxal phosphate-dependent enzyme yields MTVSGSWERAARGAMLLGDGGELSPTIFAEMSALATATGAINLGQGFPDDDGPPEVLAAARQAISDGINQYPPGLGMPDLRLAISEHQQRFYGLAVDPDTEVLVTAGATEALAATILALTEEGDQVVVFEPFYDAYGATAALARTELVTVPLPAPDFRPDLDALRDAVTDRTRLIIVNSPHNPTGTIFDRGTLELIVELAHRHDAIIVTDEVYEHLTFGVPHVPIATLPGARERTVSISSGGKTFSTTGWKIGWITAPHRLLAPIIAVKQYLTYVNGGPFQPAIAVGLRLPDSYFEGAATSLAHRCALLSGGLRSAGFEVLSPQAGYFVIADAAPLGITDGAEFCRQLPARAGVVGVPVTAFVREEHRDGYRSLIRFAFCKREDVLERAASQLATLR; encoded by the coding sequence ATGACTGTATCCGGTTCCTGGGAGCGTGCCGCACGCGGCGCGATGCTCCTCGGCGACGGCGGCGAACTCAGCCCCACAATCTTCGCCGAGATGTCCGCACTCGCCACCGCAACCGGGGCCATCAACCTCGGTCAGGGCTTCCCGGACGACGACGGTCCGCCCGAAGTTCTCGCTGCAGCACGCCAGGCGATCAGCGACGGTATCAACCAATACCCGCCTGGGCTCGGGATGCCAGACCTCCGCCTGGCGATCTCGGAGCACCAGCAGCGCTTCTACGGACTGGCTGTCGACCCAGACACAGAGGTACTCGTCACCGCGGGTGCGACCGAGGCCCTCGCCGCCACCATCCTCGCCCTCACCGAGGAGGGCGACCAGGTCGTGGTGTTCGAGCCCTTCTACGACGCCTATGGCGCCACTGCCGCCCTCGCCCGCACAGAACTCGTCACCGTGCCACTCCCCGCGCCGGATTTCCGTCCGGACCTCGATGCGCTCCGCGATGCGGTCACCGACCGCACGCGGCTCATCATCGTCAACTCGCCTCATAACCCCACGGGCACGATCTTCGACCGCGGCACCCTCGAGCTCATCGTTGAGCTCGCCCACCGGCACGACGCGATCATCGTCACCGACGAGGTCTACGAACACCTGACGTTCGGCGTACCGCACGTGCCCATCGCGACCCTCCCGGGCGCACGCGAACGCACTGTCTCCATCTCGAGTGGGGGCAAGACCTTCAGCACGACCGGATGGAAGATCGGCTGGATCACGGCCCCGCACCGGCTTCTCGCACCCATCATCGCCGTCAAGCAGTACCTCACCTACGTGAATGGGGGCCCGTTCCAACCGGCAATCGCCGTGGGGCTCCGACTTCCGGACTCGTACTTCGAAGGGGCCGCGACATCCCTCGCGCATCGCTGTGCGCTCCTCTCGGGCGGCCTGCGCAGCGCGGGCTTCGAGGTGCTCTCGCCGCAGGCCGGGTACTTCGTGATCGCGGATGCCGCACCCCTCGGCATCACGGATGGCGCCGAGTTCTGCCGACAGCTACCCGCCCGCGCCGGGGTGGTTGGCGTCCCGGTGACCGCGTTCGTACGGGAGGAGCACCGGGACGGCTACCGCAGTCTCATCCGATTCGCCTTCTGCAAGCGCGAAGACGTGCTGGAGCGCGCGGCGAGCCAGCTCGCGACACTGAGGTAG
- a CDS encoding helix-turn-helix domain-containing protein: MPHHLSEAARILGERIREQRLTFAISQDDVANLAGMNVSNYGKIERGLSNPTFHTVVRIAAVLGVDPGSLLTGLDESTLPRTAETFTARDFVRERTKRRTAPHR, from the coding sequence ATGCCCCACCACCTCTCCGAAGCAGCGCGCATTCTCGGAGAGCGCATCCGGGAGCAGCGACTCACGTTTGCCATCAGCCAGGACGACGTGGCCAACCTCGCGGGCATGAACGTCTCCAACTACGGCAAGATCGAGCGAGGTCTCAGTAATCCCACCTTCCACACCGTCGTGCGTATCGCTGCGGTCCTGGGGGTGGACCCCGGCAGTCTTCTCACGGGTCTCGATGAGAGCACACTCCCACGCACCGCCGAGACCTTCACTGCCCGGGATTTCGTGCGCGAGCGCACCAAGAGGCGAACCGCACCCCACCGGTAG
- a CDS encoding glycosyltransferase family 2 protein encodes MTGVPRVGVVSLSQGTRPADLARGLASLAAQVDVELDVIVVGNGWEPTGLPTGVRSLALAENLGIPAGRNRGADLVGGDYIFFLDDDASIPSPTFLADAIAQLEKDPTIGLLQPRVVDPSGKESPRRWVPRIRKGDPARSSPVFSVWEGATLLPRTVFDSTGGWAEPFFYAHEGIELAWRVWDAGKRTWYAGDLVAHHPAIEPTRHEYYYRLNARNRVWLAKRNLPWILVPLYVGSWTGIQILRWARRPAALRAWFGGWLEGWRTAPGGRRGIRWVTVWRMTLAGRPPLV; translated from the coding sequence GTGACGGGTGTTCCCCGGGTGGGCGTGGTGTCCCTGTCGCAGGGCACCCGACCGGCCGACCTCGCGCGTGGGCTCGCGAGTCTCGCTGCCCAGGTTGACGTCGAGTTGGACGTGATCGTGGTCGGGAACGGCTGGGAGCCGACAGGGCTGCCGACCGGCGTGCGCTCACTGGCGCTGGCGGAGAATCTCGGCATCCCCGCGGGCCGTAACCGCGGAGCAGACCTCGTGGGTGGCGACTACATCTTCTTCCTCGACGACGATGCGAGCATCCCGTCGCCCACCTTCCTCGCCGACGCGATCGCGCAGCTCGAGAAGGATCCGACGATCGGACTTTTGCAGCCCCGGGTGGTCGACCCCAGCGGCAAAGAGAGTCCGCGGCGCTGGGTTCCGCGCATCCGCAAGGGCGACCCGGCGAGGTCGAGTCCGGTGTTCTCCGTGTGGGAGGGCGCGACACTGCTTCCCCGCACGGTGTTCGACTCCACGGGTGGTTGGGCTGAGCCGTTTTTCTACGCGCACGAGGGCATTGAGTTGGCCTGGAGGGTGTGGGATGCCGGCAAGCGCACCTGGTACGCCGGTGACCTCGTGGCACACCATCCCGCCATCGAGCCCACCCGCCACGAGTACTACTACCGTCTCAACGCCCGGAACCGGGTATGGCTGGCAAAACGCAATCTGCCCTGGATCCTTGTGCCGCTTTATGTCGGGAGCTGGACCGGGATCCAGATACTGCGCTGGGCGAGGCGACCCGCGGCGTTACGGGCGTGGTTCGGTGGATGGCTCGAGGGGTGGCGCACGGCGCCCGGTGGGCGGCGTGGCATCAGATGGGTAACGGTCTGGCGAATGACGCTCGCCGGCCGCCCACCGCTGGTCTGA
- a CDS encoding S1C family serine protease yields MAETPETTPETPDETTATSSEAAHTAPQNSVPESTEAPDAAASAAVEPVAHTPAASAPVEPIVPAPVAAPPVAPAGQVAAYPPPAIATAPTVNAGPSYPPPAPPADGRPIDPAAHPALAKQKTRSNFTVGVVAAVAAAALIGGVSGAGVAFWATSLNETSQTPAAGPATITVNDADDATLITAVAAKASPSVVTISVSSDTAGGTGSGVILSEDGYILTNAHVVTLDGAAANATISVQTNDGRLLDASVVGVDAIYDLAVIKVDDVTDLQPATFADSSDLNVGDTAIAIGAPLGLAGTVTNGIVSALNRSITVASSAVPEQQTPEDQLPDQQDPEQSPFDFWNFDMGQGQGQQQLPQQQQASSSISLSVIQTDAAINPGNSGGALLNSDGEVIGINVAIATAGSSSDGSGSIGVGFAIPSSVAERVSQELISEGVASHGLLGANVSDVADDEAQVDATVTGASIIDVVPGGAAAAAGLKAGDIITAINGLPVTNRTDLTAQVRALPAGADATLSYVRNGKSATADVTLGALE; encoded by the coding sequence ATGGCTGAGACCCCCGAGACCACACCCGAAACGCCCGACGAGACGACTGCGACGTCGTCCGAGGCTGCCCACACCGCCCCCCAGAACTCCGTGCCCGAGAGCACCGAAGCGCCCGATGCTGCCGCGTCCGCCGCTGTCGAGCCCGTAGCGCACACCCCAGCAGCGTCCGCCCCTGTCGAGCCCATCGTGCCTGCCCCCGTTGCGGCGCCGCCCGTGGCTCCTGCCGGGCAGGTCGCCGCGTACCCGCCCCCTGCCATCGCTACCGCTCCCACGGTGAACGCAGGACCGTCGTACCCGCCGCCGGCGCCGCCCGCCGACGGTCGACCCATCGACCCCGCCGCGCACCCCGCGCTGGCCAAGCAGAAGACCCGCTCCAACTTCACCGTCGGCGTCGTCGCCGCGGTAGCGGCCGCAGCCCTCATTGGCGGCGTCTCGGGTGCCGGCGTCGCATTCTGGGCCACGTCACTCAATGAGACGAGCCAGACCCCGGCCGCCGGTCCCGCCACCATCACCGTCAACGACGCGGATGACGCGACCCTCATCACCGCGGTCGCGGCCAAGGCATCGCCGTCCGTCGTCACAATCTCCGTGTCATCCGACACCGCGGGAGGCACTGGCTCGGGTGTCATTCTCAGCGAAGACGGCTACATCCTCACCAACGCGCACGTCGTCACCCTGGACGGCGCTGCCGCGAATGCGACCATCAGCGTTCAGACCAATGACGGACGACTTCTCGACGCCTCTGTCGTGGGTGTCGATGCGATCTACGACCTCGCCGTGATCAAAGTCGATGACGTCACCGATCTGCAGCCCGCGACGTTCGCCGACTCGTCCGACCTCAACGTCGGCGACACCGCCATCGCGATCGGCGCACCCCTCGGCCTCGCCGGTACGGTGACCAATGGCATCGTCAGTGCGCTCAACCGCAGCATCACGGTCGCCTCGTCCGCAGTGCCGGAGCAGCAGACCCCGGAGGACCAGCTCCCCGACCAGCAGGACCCGGAGCAGAGCCCGTTCGACTTCTGGAACTTCGACATGGGACAGGGACAGGGCCAGCAGCAGCTTCCCCAGCAGCAGCAGGCGTCATCCTCGATCTCCCTCTCCGTCATCCAGACGGATGCCGCGATCAACCCCGGCAACTCGGGTGGTGCGCTCCTCAACTCCGACGGCGAGGTGATCGGTATCAACGTCGCCATCGCCACGGCGGGGTCGAGTTCGGATGGCTCCGGCAGCATCGGTGTCGGCTTCGCCATCCCGTCGTCGGTTGCGGAGCGCGTGTCCCAGGAGCTGATCTCGGAGGGTGTGGCATCCCACGGTCTCCTCGGTGCGAACGTCTCCGATGTTGCCGACGACGAGGCCCAGGTGGATGCCACGGTTACGGGCGCGAGCATCATCGATGTGGTGCCCGGTGGTGCGGCCGCCGCCGCCGGACTGAAGGCAGGGGACATCATCACGGCCATCAACGGACTCCCCGTCACGAACCGCACCGACCTGACCGCCCAGGTGCGGGCGCTGCCCGCAGGGGCGGACGCGACGCTCAGCTACGTCAGGAACGGCAAGTCCGCCACGGCCGACGTCACACTCGGCGCGCTGGAGTAG
- the nadE gene encoding ammonia-dependent NAD(+) synthetase encodes MRELQAQIIQALNVRPQVEPAGEIAKRVAFLREYLVASHAKGFVLGISGGQDSSLAGRLCQLAVEGLRAEGIDATFVAVRLPYQVQKDEDDAQLALGFIQPDRSVTFNIHRAVDGFEAEYLDATGEEMIDFTKGNVKARARMIAQYALAGQAGFLVVGTDHAAEAVTGFFTKFGDGGADLLPLTGLTKSQGRQLLEHLGAPERLYLKAPTADLLDDTPGQTDEANLGLTYSDIDAFLRGEDIDESVAEAIEQRYLATRHKRAEPVSMFDDWWRA; translated from the coding sequence ATGCGAGAGCTTCAGGCACAGATCATCCAGGCGCTGAACGTCCGTCCGCAGGTGGAGCCTGCCGGCGAGATCGCGAAGCGTGTCGCTTTCCTGCGCGAGTACCTCGTGGCATCCCATGCCAAGGGTTTCGTGCTGGGCATCAGCGGTGGCCAGGACTCATCCCTCGCGGGTCGGCTGTGCCAGCTCGCCGTTGAGGGCCTGCGCGCCGAGGGCATCGACGCAACGTTCGTCGCGGTCCGCCTGCCGTACCAGGTGCAGAAGGACGAGGATGACGCGCAGTTGGCGCTCGGATTCATCCAGCCAGACCGTTCCGTGACGTTCAACATCCACCGCGCCGTCGACGGGTTCGAGGCCGAGTACCTCGATGCCACGGGCGAGGAGATGATCGATTTCACCAAGGGCAACGTCAAGGCCCGCGCGCGGATGATTGCGCAGTATGCCCTCGCGGGCCAGGCGGGCTTCCTCGTCGTGGGCACCGATCACGCCGCCGAAGCGGTGACCGGGTTCTTCACCAAGTTCGGTGACGGAGGGGCGGACCTGCTGCCCCTCACGGGCCTGACGAAGAGCCAGGGCCGCCAGTTGCTCGAGCATCTCGGTGCCCCCGAGCGTCTGTACCTCAAGGCCCCGACCGCCGACCTCCTCGACGACACCCCAGGCCAGACCGACGAGGCCAACCTCGGTCTCACCTACAGCGATATCGACGCGTTCCTGCGCGGCGAGGACATCGACGAGTCCGTCGCCGAGGCGATCGAACAGCGCTACCTCGCAACGCGCCACAAGCGCGCGGAGCCCGTGAGCATGTTCGACGACTGGTGGCGTGCGTGA